From Amphiprion ocellaris isolate individual 3 ecotype Okinawa chromosome 10, ASM2253959v1, whole genome shotgun sequence, one genomic window encodes:
- the LOC111576976 gene encoding rho GTPase-activating protein 29-like isoform X3 — protein sequence MLRKNSSSSGGAGAAACGGGVAKHTQGLSQHLSKPLTEPLLAGSTKTWDMGRSSKDPNPLRSMGLTSRLMGAPGVDPEYVMQLVNDVRWFADVLLNLKSAFQCKENLESLQEVVQERLAELLRVLKAVIGKHQTLNSVDILGAAGTVIAKVKGINFKEVNPESRNAIFGEIHTSIDTLAFTFGNVVSDFLMGDVDSSSELGITHTRRSRSFDNLFVDPEEYVSGKNDLVGQEVSLSREEEVDLTLLKNDSGVESALLYAKAWSKYIKDLLAWMEKRLAMDIEYAKSYAKMAESAKALASQQAYMPFSDIYVSTFKNDIEYNQQLIQTAVALQANKFVQPLLARKNELDKLRKDIKEQWQREQKKMQETDATLRKARALKAQRREEYQKAQSSTNRSQEEQSTAGNKQLEKKRRLEEEALQKAEEAQDQYQSCMADAGVRRMDLANAKSTILSQIREMVFQCDLTLKAVTVNWFQMQQAQTVSLPAHYQALSESAKLYYPGECYAEFVRSLPKNLPKEYLQSDSISSDNTRFVFNKRSVGSTHSSHGNLSQASITSCDVLSGDEVDNPPHRPAKIGERRSISSTDIQALRSQAPLRSWASSSQGSQGGMCSDSESAGGSSESRSMDSPTASPGDFKRRLPRTPSTGTMSSADDLDEREPPSPSDNGLAEMVTETASSPGPFRNAQMSKAAQTHKLRKLRAPSKCRECDSLVVFHGAECEECSLACHKKCLETLAIQCGHKKLQGRLHLFGIDFAQAAKNSSDGIPFIIKKCTSEIESRALNIKGIYRVNGAKSRVEKLCQAFENGKDLVELSDLSPHDISNVLKLYLRQLPEPLIQYRFYNDIIGLAKECQRVIVEEADKPHSSQPGENGGPSIHLTRVIFKIRDLLCQLPAANYRTLRYLIAHLNRVTEQAEENKMTASNLGIIFGPTLVKPRQTDAEVSLSSLVDYPYQALMVELLVRNFQTVFDVSPPPVCDMSTTGQASPKLPPQEKSAKVYKRYSSVIPSSHILDEMQKVQPGRDRTEVSALDRLNGIPTSSGEVQRSNLVFGRPSTVTAPKVQLRTQRTRHVSRPISMPLERLPTPAQINKRNNQNTADNVDAGFVERDTITKTIQEIPEPEKARQSGSSRVSTYYITPFIDTQTMQRRTWDRKYKHYDVTPRTAMIVANLPSTSSGVQPVKATIPVTAGPTVTTASVVSTTSSVTTMFSRNAYTMPVKPLWTSKRENDTENSVSENSNSPNFLLTLRAPRTLQPPPGTFYKPPVSIISRARTLPNWTTTVTTITTTTSTSSLAPTNHAQVVSPSPALTTPTQTRLRSQDSTDSAIDPGVSTSATLSPSQSPPPSSPDDLSPSETKPIYQRLRPRKVQELEHREAHFV from the exons aaaacCTGGAGAGTCTTCAGGAGGTGGTGCAGGAACGGTTGGCAGAATTACTGCGCGTCCTCAAGGCTGTCATTGGGAAACACCAGACCCTCAACTCAGTGGACATCCTAGGAGCAGCTGGCACAGTGATTGCCAAGGTCAAAG GCATTAACTTCAAAGAAGTGAACCCAGAAAGCAGAAACGCTATATTTGGCGAGATACACACATCCATTGACACTTTGGCATTTACATTCGGCAATGT AGTCTCTGACTTCCTTATGGGAGATGTGGACAGCAGCTCAGAGTTGGGGATCACCCACACCAGGAGAAGCAGG TCTTTCGACAACCTCTTTGTGGATCCCGAGGAATATGTTTCAGGGAAAAATGATCTTGTGG GCCAAGAGGTGTCACTGTCACGGGAGGAAGAAGTTGACTTGACCCTGTTGAAGAATGACAGTGGGGTGGAGTCTGCTCTACTTTATGCCAAGGCCTGGTCCAAGTACATTAAAGACCTTCTGGCCTGGATGGAGAAACGGCTAGCCATGG ATATTGAGTATGCTAAAAGCTATGCCAAAATGGCAGAGTCTGCAAAGGCACTGGCCAGTCAACAG GCCTACATGCCATTCAGTGATATCTACGTTTCTACGTTCAAGAACGACATTGAATACAACCAGCAGCTTATTCAAACTGCAGTTGCTCTTCAGGCCAATAAATTCGTACAG cCTCTTCTGGCCCGCAAGAATGAACTCGACAAGTTGAGGAAAGACATCAAGGAACAGTGGCAGAGGGAGCAAAAGAAAATG CAAGAGACAGATGCAACCTTGCGTAAGGCTCGAGCACTGAAGGCCCAGCGGAGAGAGGAGTACCAGAAGGCTCAGTCATCCACAAACCGCTCCCAGGAGGAGCAATCTACTGCCGGGAACAAACAGctagagaagaagaggaggctaGAAGAGGAGGCTCTGCAGAAG GCGGAGGAGGCCCAGGACCAGTACCAAAGCTGTATGGCTGACGCAGGCGTCAGAAGAATGGATCTGGCCAACGCTAAGAGTACCATCCTCAGTCAGATTCGAGAGATGGTCTTCCAGTGTGACCTCACCCTCAAAGCT gtgACCGTGAACTGGTTTCAGATGCAGCAGGCGCAGACTGTGTCATTACCTGCCCACTACCAAGCCCTGAGTGAGAGTGCCAAGTTGTATTACCCAGGCGAATGCTATGCTGAGTTTGTCCGTAGCCTGCCCAAAAATCTACCTAAAGAGTACCTTCAGTCAGACTCCATCTCTTCTGACAATACAAG gtttgtgttcaataaaaggTCAGTGGGCAGCACTCATTCCTCCCATGGCAACCTGTCGCAGGCATCAATCACCTCCTGTGACGTGTTGAGTGGAGATGAAGTGGACAATCCTCCACATCGACCTGCAAAGATTGGTGAGCGAAGGTCCATCAGCAGCACAGACATACAAG cACTGAGAAGCCAAGCTCCACTGAGATCCTGGGCCTCTAGTAGTCAGGGGAGCCAGGGTGGGATGTGTAGTGACTCAGAGAGTGCTGGAGGCAGCAGTGAGTCAAGGTCTATGGACTCCCCTACTGCCAGTCCAG GTGACTTCAAGCGAAGGTTGCCCAGAACTCCTTCCACTGGAACCATGTCCTCTGCTGATGATTTGGATGAGAGGGAGCCACCATCCCCCTCAGACAATG gTCTGGCAGAAATGGTGACAGAGACAGCCAGTTCTCCTGGACCCTTCAGAAATGCCCAAATGTCCAAAGCTGCACAAACCCATAAGCTAAGAAAACTACGAGCTCCGTCTAAGTGCAGAGAGTGTGACAGCCTGGTCGTTTTCCACGGAGCGGAGTGTGAGGAG TGCTCCCTGGCCTGCCATAAGAAGTGTCTGGAGACACTTGCTATCCAGTGTGGTCACAAAAAGCTACAAGGCAGACTACACCTGTTTGGTATCGACTTTGCCCAAGCAGCAAAAAACAGCTCAGATGGTATCCCCTTTATAATAAAGAAGTGCACATCTGAGATTGAGAGTCGAGCCCTCAACATCAAA GGAATTTATCGTGTGAATGGTGCCAAATCACGCGTGGAGAAGCTCTGTCAGGCATTTGAAAATGGAAAGGACTTGGTTGAGCTGTCTGACCTCTCACCTCACGACATCAGCAATGTCCTCAAACTCTACCTGAGACAG TTACCAGAGCCATTGATCCAATATCGATTCTACAATGACATCATCGGCTTGGCCAAAGAGTGCCAGAGGGTGATTGTGGAGGAGGCTGATAAACCTCACAGCAGCCAGCCAGGGGAGAACGGTGGACCAAGCATCCATTTGACCAGAGTCATTTTTAAGATCAGAGACCTACTCTGCCAGCTGCCTGCAGCCAACTACAGGACTCTGCGCTACCTTATTGCACATCTAAACAG AGTCACTGAACAGGCAGAGGAGAACAAGATGACTGCAAGTAACCTTGGCATTATATTTGGCCCCACACTGGTGAAGCCACGACAGACGGATGCCGAAGTGTCCCTGTCCTCCCTGGTGGACTACCCCTACCAGGCACTGATGGTGGAGCTGCTGGTGCGAAACTTCCAGACAGTCTTTGATGTGTCTCCTCCACCTGTTTGCGACATGTCCACCACTGGCCAGGCATCCCCCAAACTCCCTCCACAAGAGAAG AGTGCCAAAGTGTACAAAAGATACTCATCAGTAATCCCATCCTCACACATCCTGGACGAGATGCAGAAGGTCCAACCAGgaagagacagaacagaggTCTCTGCCTTGGACAGACTTAATGGAATCCCAACTTCTAGTGGAGAGGTTCAAAGATCAAACCTAGTGTTTGGCCGTCCCAGCACCGTCACGGCACCAAAGGTTCAGCTACGCACCCAGCGCACCAGACATGTATCTCGACCAATCAGCATGCCTCTGGAACGCCTGCCCACCCCTGCTCAGATCAATAAGAGAAATAATCAAAACACTGCGGATAATGTTGATGCAGGCTTTGTTGAGCGGGACACTATCACTAAAACTATACAGGAGATTCCAGAGCCAGAGAAAGCTCGCCAGAGTGGTTCATCCAGGGTTAGCACCTACTACATCACTCCTTTTATTGACACTCAGACTATGCAGCGGAGAACGTGGGACAGGAAGTACAAGCACTATGATGTTACACCCAGGACTGCTATGATAGTAGCCAACCTGCCATCTACCAGCTCTGGAGTACAGCCTGTAAAGGCAACAATCCCTGTCACTGCTGGCCCAACTGTAACCACTGCCTCTGTGGTCTCTACCACGAGTAGTGTTACCACCATGTTCTCCAGAAATGCCTACACAATGCCAGTCAAGCCTCTTTGGACTTCTAAAAgggaaaatgacacagaaaattcAGTTAGTGAGAACAGCAACTCACCAAACTTTCTACTAACTCTCAGGGCGCCAAGGACTCTGCAACCTCCTCCTGGAACTTTCTACAAGCCCCCTGTTTCCATTATTAGCAGAGCCAGGACACTTCCAAACTGGACTACTACAGTAACCActatcaccaccaccactagCACCTCCTCACTTGCCCCCACCAACCATGCCCAAGTAGTCTCCCCGTCCCCTGCCCTTACAACCCCCACACAGACACGACTCCGGTCACAGGATTCCACTGACAGTGCAATTGACCCCGGGGTCTCGACTTCTGCAACCCTTTCACCCTCCCAGTCTCCACCCCCTAGCAGCCCTGACGACCTCAGCCCGAGTGAGACGAAACCCATCTACCAAAGACTGCGACCTCGGAAGGTGCAAGAGCTTGAACACAGAGAGGCTCATTTTGTCTGA
- the LOC111576976 gene encoding rho GTPase-activating protein 29-like isoform X1 produces MLRKNSSSSGGAGAAACGGGVAKHTQGLSQHLSKPLTEPLLAGSTKTWDMGRSSKDPNPLRSMGLTSRLMGAPGVDPEYVMQLVNDVRWFADVLLNLKSAFQCKENLESLQEVVQERLAELLRVLKAVIGKHQTLNSVDILGAAGTVIAKVKGINFKEVNPESRNAIFGEIHTSIDTLAFTFGNVVSDFLMGDVDSSSELGITHTRRSRSFDNLFVDPEEYVSGKNDLVGQEVSLSREEEVDLTLLKNDSGVESALLYAKAWSKYIKDLLAWMEKRLAMDIEYAKSYAKMAESAKALASQQAYMPFSDIYVSTFKNDIEYNQQLIQTAVALQANKFVQPLLARKNELDKLRKDIKEQWQREQKKMQETDATLRKARALKAQRREEYQKAQSSTNRSQEEQSTAGNKQLEKKRRLEEEALQKAEEAQDQYQSCMADAGVRRMDLANAKSTILSQIREMVFQCDLTLKAVTVNWFQMQQAQTVSLPAHYQALSESAKLYYPGECYAEFVRSLPKNLPKEYLQSDSISSDNTRFVFNKRSVGSTHSSHGNLSQASITSCDVLSGDEVDNPPHRPAKIGERRSISSTDIQALRSQAPLRSWASSSQGSQGGMCSDSESAGGSSESRSMDSPTASPGDFKRRLPRTPSTGTMSSADDLDEREPPSPSDNGLAEMVTETASSPGPFRNAQMSKAAQTHKLRKLRAPSKCRECDSLVVFHGAECEECSLACHKKCLETLAIQCGHKKLQGRLHLFGIDFAQAAKNSSDGIPFIIKKCTSEIESRALNIKGIYRVNGAKSRVEKLCQAFENGKDLVELSDLSPHDISNVLKLYLRQLPEPLIQYRFYNDIIGLAKECQRVIVEEADKPHSSQPGENGGPSIHLTRVIFKIRDLLCQLPAANYRTLRYLIAHLNRVTEQAEENKMTASNLGIIFGPTLVKPRQTDAEVSLSSLVDYPYQALMVELLVRNFQTVFDVSPPPVCDMSTTGQASPKLPPQEKVRQLGRHSTSLMDIKESAKVYKRYSSVIPSSHILDEMQKVQPGRDRTEVSALDRLNGIPTSSGEVQRSNLVFGRPSTVTAPKVQLRTQRTRHVSRPISMPLERLPTPAQINKRNNQNTADNVDAGFVERDTITKTIQEIPEPEKARQSGSSRVSTYYITPFIDTQTMQRRTWDRKYKHYDVTPRTAMIVANLPSTSSGVQPVKATIPVTAGPTVTTASVVSTTSSVTTMFSRNAYTMPVKPLWTSKRENDTENSVSENSNSPNFLLTLRAPRTLQPPPGTFYKPPVSIISRARTLPNWTTTVTTITTTTSTSSLAPTNHAQVVSPSPALTTPTQTRLRSQDSTDSAIDPGVSTSATLSPSQSPPPSSPDDLSPSETKPIYQRLRPRKVQELEHREAHFV; encoded by the exons aaaacCTGGAGAGTCTTCAGGAGGTGGTGCAGGAACGGTTGGCAGAATTACTGCGCGTCCTCAAGGCTGTCATTGGGAAACACCAGACCCTCAACTCAGTGGACATCCTAGGAGCAGCTGGCACAGTGATTGCCAAGGTCAAAG GCATTAACTTCAAAGAAGTGAACCCAGAAAGCAGAAACGCTATATTTGGCGAGATACACACATCCATTGACACTTTGGCATTTACATTCGGCAATGT AGTCTCTGACTTCCTTATGGGAGATGTGGACAGCAGCTCAGAGTTGGGGATCACCCACACCAGGAGAAGCAGG TCTTTCGACAACCTCTTTGTGGATCCCGAGGAATATGTTTCAGGGAAAAATGATCTTGTGG GCCAAGAGGTGTCACTGTCACGGGAGGAAGAAGTTGACTTGACCCTGTTGAAGAATGACAGTGGGGTGGAGTCTGCTCTACTTTATGCCAAGGCCTGGTCCAAGTACATTAAAGACCTTCTGGCCTGGATGGAGAAACGGCTAGCCATGG ATATTGAGTATGCTAAAAGCTATGCCAAAATGGCAGAGTCTGCAAAGGCACTGGCCAGTCAACAG GCCTACATGCCATTCAGTGATATCTACGTTTCTACGTTCAAGAACGACATTGAATACAACCAGCAGCTTATTCAAACTGCAGTTGCTCTTCAGGCCAATAAATTCGTACAG cCTCTTCTGGCCCGCAAGAATGAACTCGACAAGTTGAGGAAAGACATCAAGGAACAGTGGCAGAGGGAGCAAAAGAAAATG CAAGAGACAGATGCAACCTTGCGTAAGGCTCGAGCACTGAAGGCCCAGCGGAGAGAGGAGTACCAGAAGGCTCAGTCATCCACAAACCGCTCCCAGGAGGAGCAATCTACTGCCGGGAACAAACAGctagagaagaagaggaggctaGAAGAGGAGGCTCTGCAGAAG GCGGAGGAGGCCCAGGACCAGTACCAAAGCTGTATGGCTGACGCAGGCGTCAGAAGAATGGATCTGGCCAACGCTAAGAGTACCATCCTCAGTCAGATTCGAGAGATGGTCTTCCAGTGTGACCTCACCCTCAAAGCT gtgACCGTGAACTGGTTTCAGATGCAGCAGGCGCAGACTGTGTCATTACCTGCCCACTACCAAGCCCTGAGTGAGAGTGCCAAGTTGTATTACCCAGGCGAATGCTATGCTGAGTTTGTCCGTAGCCTGCCCAAAAATCTACCTAAAGAGTACCTTCAGTCAGACTCCATCTCTTCTGACAATACAAG gtttgtgttcaataaaaggTCAGTGGGCAGCACTCATTCCTCCCATGGCAACCTGTCGCAGGCATCAATCACCTCCTGTGACGTGTTGAGTGGAGATGAAGTGGACAATCCTCCACATCGACCTGCAAAGATTGGTGAGCGAAGGTCCATCAGCAGCACAGACATACAAG cACTGAGAAGCCAAGCTCCACTGAGATCCTGGGCCTCTAGTAGTCAGGGGAGCCAGGGTGGGATGTGTAGTGACTCAGAGAGTGCTGGAGGCAGCAGTGAGTCAAGGTCTATGGACTCCCCTACTGCCAGTCCAG GTGACTTCAAGCGAAGGTTGCCCAGAACTCCTTCCACTGGAACCATGTCCTCTGCTGATGATTTGGATGAGAGGGAGCCACCATCCCCCTCAGACAATG gTCTGGCAGAAATGGTGACAGAGACAGCCAGTTCTCCTGGACCCTTCAGAAATGCCCAAATGTCCAAAGCTGCACAAACCCATAAGCTAAGAAAACTACGAGCTCCGTCTAAGTGCAGAGAGTGTGACAGCCTGGTCGTTTTCCACGGAGCGGAGTGTGAGGAG TGCTCCCTGGCCTGCCATAAGAAGTGTCTGGAGACACTTGCTATCCAGTGTGGTCACAAAAAGCTACAAGGCAGACTACACCTGTTTGGTATCGACTTTGCCCAAGCAGCAAAAAACAGCTCAGATGGTATCCCCTTTATAATAAAGAAGTGCACATCTGAGATTGAGAGTCGAGCCCTCAACATCAAA GGAATTTATCGTGTGAATGGTGCCAAATCACGCGTGGAGAAGCTCTGTCAGGCATTTGAAAATGGAAAGGACTTGGTTGAGCTGTCTGACCTCTCACCTCACGACATCAGCAATGTCCTCAAACTCTACCTGAGACAG TTACCAGAGCCATTGATCCAATATCGATTCTACAATGACATCATCGGCTTGGCCAAAGAGTGCCAGAGGGTGATTGTGGAGGAGGCTGATAAACCTCACAGCAGCCAGCCAGGGGAGAACGGTGGACCAAGCATCCATTTGACCAGAGTCATTTTTAAGATCAGAGACCTACTCTGCCAGCTGCCTGCAGCCAACTACAGGACTCTGCGCTACCTTATTGCACATCTAAACAG AGTCACTGAACAGGCAGAGGAGAACAAGATGACTGCAAGTAACCTTGGCATTATATTTGGCCCCACACTGGTGAAGCCACGACAGACGGATGCCGAAGTGTCCCTGTCCTCCCTGGTGGACTACCCCTACCAGGCACTGATGGTGGAGCTGCTGGTGCGAAACTTCCAGACAGTCTTTGATGTGTCTCCTCCACCTGTTTGCGACATGTCCACCACTGGCCAGGCATCCCCCAAACTCCCTCCACAAGAGAAGGTGAGACAGCTTGGCAGACACTCTACCTCCCTGATGGACATCAAAGAA AGTGCCAAAGTGTACAAAAGATACTCATCAGTAATCCCATCCTCACACATCCTGGACGAGATGCAGAAGGTCCAACCAGgaagagacagaacagaggTCTCTGCCTTGGACAGACTTAATGGAATCCCAACTTCTAGTGGAGAGGTTCAAAGATCAAACCTAGTGTTTGGCCGTCCCAGCACCGTCACGGCACCAAAGGTTCAGCTACGCACCCAGCGCACCAGACATGTATCTCGACCAATCAGCATGCCTCTGGAACGCCTGCCCACCCCTGCTCAGATCAATAAGAGAAATAATCAAAACACTGCGGATAATGTTGATGCAGGCTTTGTTGAGCGGGACACTATCACTAAAACTATACAGGAGATTCCAGAGCCAGAGAAAGCTCGCCAGAGTGGTTCATCCAGGGTTAGCACCTACTACATCACTCCTTTTATTGACACTCAGACTATGCAGCGGAGAACGTGGGACAGGAAGTACAAGCACTATGATGTTACACCCAGGACTGCTATGATAGTAGCCAACCTGCCATCTACCAGCTCTGGAGTACAGCCTGTAAAGGCAACAATCCCTGTCACTGCTGGCCCAACTGTAACCACTGCCTCTGTGGTCTCTACCACGAGTAGTGTTACCACCATGTTCTCCAGAAATGCCTACACAATGCCAGTCAAGCCTCTTTGGACTTCTAAAAgggaaaatgacacagaaaattcAGTTAGTGAGAACAGCAACTCACCAAACTTTCTACTAACTCTCAGGGCGCCAAGGACTCTGCAACCTCCTCCTGGAACTTTCTACAAGCCCCCTGTTTCCATTATTAGCAGAGCCAGGACACTTCCAAACTGGACTACTACAGTAACCActatcaccaccaccactagCACCTCCTCACTTGCCCCCACCAACCATGCCCAAGTAGTCTCCCCGTCCCCTGCCCTTACAACCCCCACACAGACACGACTCCGGTCACAGGATTCCACTGACAGTGCAATTGACCCCGGGGTCTCGACTTCTGCAACCCTTTCACCCTCCCAGTCTCCACCCCCTAGCAGCCCTGACGACCTCAGCCCGAGTGAGACGAAACCCATCTACCAAAGACTGCGACCTCGGAAGGTGCAAGAGCTTGAACACAGAGAGGCTCATTTTGTCTGA